One segment of Carya illinoinensis cultivar Pawnee chromosome 1, C.illinoinensisPawnee_v1, whole genome shotgun sequence DNA contains the following:
- the LOC122303507 gene encoding probable N-acetyltransferase HLS1: MSVKIASEFLPELPLTAVRNLVAVREYEERDKVAVEELERLCEVGQQEQGKASLVTDLMGDPLCRARNLPLHIMLVAEYGEAEIVGVIRGCVKTVTRGNSVYVKLAYILGLRVSPTHRKLGIGTKLVRKLEEWCKLNGAEYAYMATDCTNEASINLFTKKCAYLKFRTPTILVQPVHAHKKAIGSGHAIVKLTQEVAESIYRAIFANSEFFPRDIDDILRNKLNLGTFMALPKKSLPKWDPKTGTLPQSFAILSVWNTKEVFKLQVKGVSALTYLCCMGTRLLDACMPWLKLPSFPDVFRQFGVYFLYGLHMGGQYASRLMKSLCAFAHNMARDDVGCGAVVAEVGHRDPVREAIPHWKRFSWAEDMWCIKKLVDAKQDDSDHENCEPSDNWIKSQSSSSVIFVDPRDF, from the exons atgTCGGTGAAGATAGCTTCCGAGTTCTTGCCAGAGCTGCCACTTACAGCAGTGAGGAACTTGGTGGCGGTGAGAGAGTATGAAGAGAGAGATAAGGTGGCGGTGGAAGAGTTGGAAAGACTGTGTGAAGTGGGGCAGCAGGAGCAGGGCAAGGCTTCGCTTGTCACTGACCTAATGGGCGACCCCTTATGCCGAGCCCGCAACTTGCCATTACACATCATGCTG GTCGCGGAGTATGGAGAAGCAGAGATTGTGGGGGTGATAAGAGGGTGTGTAAAGACCGTGACAAGAGGGAATTCAGTGTACGTAAAGTTGGCTTATATTCTGGGGCTGCGGGTCTCCCCCACCcacag GAAGCTTGGAATTGGCACAAAACTGGTTCGAAAATTAGAAGAATGGTGCAAGCTAAATGGTGCAGAGTATGCATACATGGCCACCGACTGCACCAACGAGGCCTCTATCAATCTATTTACCAAAAAATGTGCATACCTGAAATTTCGCACTCCTACAATTCTAGTGCAGCCTGTCCATGCTCACAAGAAAGCAATTGGATCAGGCCATGCAATAGTTAAACTCACACAAGAAGTTGCTGAATCAATTTATCGTGCGATCTTTGCGAATTCAGAGTTCTTTCCTAGAGATATAGACGACATATTACGGAACAAACTCAATCTGGGCACATTCATGGCTCTCCCCAAGAAGTCCCTTCCTAAATGGGATCCAAAAACAGGCACTCTTCCCCAAAGTTTCGCAATCCTAAGTGTGTGGAACACCAAGGAAGTGTTCAAGCTGCAAGTGAAGGGCGTGTCGGCCTTAACGTACTTGTGCTGCATGGGGACTAGGTTGTTGGATGCATGTATGCCATGGCTAAAGTTGCCTTCATTTCCCGACGTTTTCAGACAATTTGGGGTGTACTTTTTGTACGGGCTACACATGGGAGGTCAATATGCATCGCGTCTCATGAAGTCCCTATGTGCATTTGCACATAACATGGCTAGGGATGATGTTGGATGTGGGGCCGTGGTGGCCGAGGTGGGCCATCGGGACCCAGTTCGGGAGGCAATCCCTCATTGGAAGAGATTTTCTTGGGCTGAAGATATGTGGTGCATTAAGAAGCTTGTAGATGCGAAGCAAGATGATAGTGATCATGAAAACTGTGAGCCATCTGATAATTGGATCAAATCCCAATCGTCTTCATCAGTGATTTTCGTTGATCCACGTGACTTTTGa